A genome region from Sphingomonas sp. BGYR3 includes the following:
- the dapA gene encoding 4-hydroxy-tetrahydrodipicolinate synthase, which yields MSLSGSIPALVTPFVDGAFVESIYRDFVEWQIAEGSSALVPCGTTGEAATLTAEEHFRIVRVCVEQAAGRVPVIAGAGSNDTRVAIANIRAAQDMGADYALMVPPYYNRPNQEGIFRHFEAIVNACDLPIILYNVPGRTVTDFAVSTIGRLAHAFPTIVGIKDATGAIARVSAQRAAAGADFVQLSGNDDMALAFNAMGGVGCISVTANVAPRLCAEFQAACQSGDYAAALTVQDKLWPLHDALFTDASPGPVKYALGRVRTGFPTELRLPMTPPGEASRAAVDAALALAGLI from the coding sequence ATGTCGCTCTCCGGTTCGATCCCCGCGCTCGTCACCCCTTTCGTCGACGGCGCGTTTGTGGAGAGCATCTACCGCGATTTTGTTGAATGGCAGATTGCCGAGGGCTCATCGGCGCTTGTCCCCTGCGGCACGACGGGAGAGGCGGCGACGCTGACGGCGGAGGAGCATTTCCGCATCGTCCGCGTCTGCGTCGAACAGGCCGCTGGGCGCGTGCCGGTGATTGCGGGCGCCGGGTCCAATGATACCCGCGTCGCCATCGCCAATATCCGCGCGGCACAGGACATGGGCGCCGATTATGCCCTCATGGTCCCGCCCTATTACAACCGCCCCAATCAGGAGGGGATTTTCCGGCATTTTGAGGCGATCGTGAACGCCTGCGACCTGCCGATCATCCTCTATAATGTGCCGGGCCGCACGGTCACCGATTTCGCCGTTTCCACCATCGGGCGGCTGGCCCATGCGTTTCCGACCATTGTCGGCATCAAGGACGCGACCGGCGCCATCGCCCGCGTCTCGGCCCAGCGCGCGGCGGCGGGGGCGGATTTCGTCCAGCTGTCGGGCAATGACGACATGGCACTGGCGTTCAACGCGATGGGCGGGGTGGGGTGCATCTCGGTCACCGCCAATGTCGCGCCGCGCCTGTGCGCCGAATTTCAGGCCGCGTGCCAGTCCGGCGATTATGCCGCTGCACTGACGGTTCAGGACAAGCTCTGGCCGCTGCACGACGCGCTGTTCACCGACGCCTCGCCCGGCCCGGTGAAGTACGCGCTCGGCCGCGTCCGCACGGGCTTTCCCACCGAACTG